From a region of the Anser cygnoides isolate HZ-2024a breed goose chromosome 34, Taihu_goose_T2T_genome, whole genome shotgun sequence genome:
- the CDC37 gene encoding LOW QUALITY PROTEIN: hsp90 co-chaperone Cdc37 (The sequence of the model RefSeq protein was modified relative to this genomic sequence to represent the inferred CDS: inserted 1 base in 1 codon): MVDYSVWDHIEVSDDEDETHPNIDTASLFRWRHQARVERMEQFQKEKEELDKGCRECKRKLAECQRKLKELEVAEPEGGAXEVARLQAEAQQLRNEERGWESKLEELKKKEKNMPWNVDTLSKDGFSKSVFNVKPEEKEETEEQKEKKHKSFVERYEKQIKHFGMLRRWDDSQKYLADNPHLVCEETANYLVIWCIDLEVEEKHALMEQVAHQTIVMQFILELAKSLKVDPRACFRQFFAKIKTADQQYMEGFNDELEAFKERVRGRAKARVERALREYEEEERQKRLGPGGLDPVEVYESLPPELQKCFDVKDVQLLQDTIGRMDPTEAKYHMQRCIDSGLWVPNAKGGGEKGGEGAEAVYEEIPKEGEGKGKA, encoded by the exons ATGGTGGACTACAGCGTGTGGGACCACATCGAGGTGTCGGATGATGAGGACGAGACGCACCCCAACATCGACACGGCCAGCCTCTTCCGATGGCGGCACCAG gccCGCGTGGAGCGGATGGAGCAGTtccagaaggagaaggaggagctGGACAAGGGGTGCCGCGAGTGCAAGCGCAAGCTCGCCGAGTGCCAGCggaagctgaaggagctggaggtggccgAGCCCGAGGGGGGCG CCGAGGTGGCCCGGCTGCAGGCCGAGGCGCAGCAGCTGCGCAAcgaggagaggggctgggagagcaagctggaggagctgaagaagaaggagaagaacaTGCCCTGGAACGTCGACACGCTGAGCAAAGACGGCTTCAGCAAG AGCGTCTTCAACGTCAAGccggaggagaaggaggagacggaggagcagaaggagaagaaacacaaaagcTTCGTGGAGAGATACGAGAAGCAGATCAAGCACTTCG GCATGCTGCGGCGCTGGGACGACAGCCAGAAGTACCTGGCCGATAACCCGCACCTCGTCTGCGAGGAGACGGCGAACTACCTGGTGATCTGGTGCATCGacctggaggtggaggag AAGCACGCGCTGATGGAGCAGGTGGCCCACCAGACCATCGTCATGCAGTTCATCCTGGAGCTGGCCAAGAGCCTCAAGGTGGACCCGCGGGCGTGCTTCAGGCAGTTCTTTGCCAAGATCAAG ACGGCCGACCAGCAGTACATGGAGGGCTTCAACGACGAGCTGGAGGCCTTCAAGGAGCGGGTGCGCGGCCGCGCCAAGGCGCGCGTGGAGAGGGCCCTGCGGGAGTACGAGGAGGAGGAGCGCCAGAAGCGCCTCGGGCCCGGCGGCCTCGACCCCGTCGAGGTCTACGAGTCCCTTCCCCCC gagctgcagaagtGTTTCGACGTCAAGGacgtgcagctgctgcaggacaccATCGGCCGCATGGACCCCACG GAGGCCAAGTACCACATGCAGCGCTGCATCGACTCGGGCCTCTGGGTCCCCAACGCCAAGGGGGGGGGCGAGaagggcggggagggggccgagGCCGTCTACGaggagatccccaaggagggcGAGGGCAAGGGGAAGGCGTGA